In a single window of the Osmerus eperlanus chromosome 4, fOsmEpe2.1, whole genome shotgun sequence genome:
- the LOC134019102 gene encoding transcription factor HES-2-like → MISGQIQSFVPRLTVARRKEALELRKTMKPLMEKRRRARINQSLNQLKTLILPLTGKDKSRHSKLEKADILEMTVGFLSDIPAQTKRSTDNYKEGYKACLQRVSALLPKTNLDKDACQRVNEFIQQSMSTSVTPACQNCCAQNSRAVPPIQQRLMSLKANLSSRVENHSHIRGPLANRPQPVPQAVNANMWRPW, encoded by the exons ATGATCTCTGGACAGATCCAATCATTTGTTCCAAGGCTGACTGTTGCCCGGAGAAAGGAGGCACTGGAACTGAGAAAG ACTATGAAACCGTTGATGGAAAAGAGAAGGCGCGCACGTATCAACCAGAGCCTCAATCAACTGAAAACTCTTATACTTCCTTTAACCGGCAAAGAT AAATCTCGACACTCAAAGCTTGAAAAAGCTGATATCCTTGAGATGACCGTGGGATTCCTCAGTGATATACCCGCTCAAACCAAAC GTTCAACTGACAATTACAAAGAAGGGTACAAAGCATGTCTCCAGCGCGTATCCGCTTTACTCCCCAAAACGAACCTGGACAAAGACGCCTGCCAGCGGGTGAACGAGTTTATTCAGCAGTCCATGTCTACGTCTGTCACCCCAGCCTGTCAGAACTGTTGCGCCCAGAACTCCAGAGCTGTCCCCCCGATTCAACAGAGACTCATGAGCCTCAAAGCCAATCTTAGTTCCAGAGTTGAGAACCACTCACACATCAGAGGTCCCCTTGCCAACCGACCACAACCAGTGCCACAAGCTGTCAATGCTAACATGTGGAGGCCTTGGTAG